In one Mesorhizobium australicum genomic region, the following are encoded:
- the thpR gene encoding RNA 2',3'-cyclic phosphodiesterase: MPRLFTALEIPRDAALSLSLLRGGIPGARWIDVENYHLTLRFIGDVEGHVADEVANALDRVRRPSFDLTLSGVGAFGSKKPHSIYAGVIPSPELNALQGEIDRICTRVGAPSDQRKFVPHVTLARLRNGNDGEVARYLSARGNFAAMPFRVSRFVLMSSRDSVGGGPYIVEEAWPLGMVDTRPAGRPDAVRIMR; this comes from the coding sequence ATGCCCCGTCTGTTCACCGCCCTCGAGATCCCGCGCGACGCCGCGCTGTCGCTTTCCCTCCTTCGCGGAGGGATTCCCGGCGCACGCTGGATCGATGTCGAGAACTACCATCTCACGCTCCGCTTCATCGGCGATGTCGAAGGCCATGTGGCCGACGAGGTCGCCAACGCGCTGGACCGGGTGCGCAGGCCCTCCTTCGATCTGACATTGTCCGGCGTCGGCGCCTTCGGGTCCAAGAAGCCGCACTCGATCTATGCCGGCGTGATACCCTCTCCCGAGCTCAACGCGCTGCAGGGCGAGATCGACCGCATCTGCACCCGCGTCGGCGCGCCGTCGGATCAGCGCAAGTTCGTGCCTCATGTGACGCTTGCCCGCCTGCGCAACGGCAATGACGGCGAAGTGGCCCGCTATCTGTCGGCACGGGGGAATTTCGCCGCCATGCCGTTCCGAGTGTCGCGATTCGTGCTGATGTCGTCTCGCGATTCGGTCGGCGGCGGCCCCTACATCGTCGAAGAGGCCTGGCCGCTGGGCATGGTGGACACGCGGCCGGCCGGCCGGCCCGACGCCGTGCGGATCATGCGATAG
- the rlmN gene encoding 23S rRNA (adenine(2503)-C(2))-methyltransferase RlmN, whose amino-acid sequence MAVTVLNDTRADGARAAPGISAQTAREKPSLIGMSREEMAQALVGAGVPERQAKMRVSQLWHWLYVRGVSDFGQMFNISKELRATLGEHFTIARPEIVEEQISQDGTRKWLFRFPARGAGRPVEIETVYIPEEGRGTLCISSQVGCTLTCSFCHTGTQKLVRNLTSEEILAQLLVARDRLGDFPDRDTPAGAIVPAEGRKVSNIVMMGMGEPLYNFENVKKALLIASDGDGLALSKRRITLSTSGVVPEIVRTGAELGVMLAISLHAPNDDLRDLLVPINKKYPLAELMAACRAYPGLSNAKRITFEYVMLRDVNDSIDDAKALIKLLKGIPAKINLIPFNPWPGTNYQCSEWETIEKFADYINDAGYASPIRTPRGRDILAACGQLKSESERMRRVDRLALEAMMIAGHGEE is encoded by the coding sequence ATGGCAGTCACGGTTTTGAACGATACGCGGGCGGATGGCGCCCGCGCCGCACCCGGCATTTCCGCGCAGACCGCGCGCGAGAAGCCGTCGCTCATCGGCATGTCCCGCGAGGAGATGGCGCAGGCGCTCGTCGGCGCCGGCGTGCCTGAGCGCCAGGCGAAGATGCGCGTCAGCCAGCTCTGGCACTGGCTCTACGTGCGCGGCGTCTCCGACTTCGGCCAGATGTTCAACATCTCGAAGGAGCTGCGCGCGACGCTCGGCGAGCACTTCACCATCGCTCGGCCCGAAATCGTCGAGGAACAGATCTCTCAGGACGGCACGCGCAAGTGGCTGTTCCGCTTCCCGGCGCGCGGCGCCGGACGGCCGGTCGAGATCGAGACCGTCTACATCCCCGAGGAAGGCCGCGGCACGCTCTGCATCTCCTCGCAGGTCGGCTGCACGCTCACCTGCTCCTTCTGCCACACCGGCACGCAGAAACTGGTGCGCAACCTGACCTCGGAGGAGATCCTCGCCCAGCTCCTCGTCGCGCGCGACCGGCTCGGCGACTTCCCCGACCGCGACACGCCGGCCGGCGCCATCGTTCCCGCCGAGGGCCGCAAGGTCTCCAACATCGTCATGATGGGCATGGGCGAGCCGCTCTACAATTTCGAGAACGTCAAGAAGGCGCTGCTGATCGCTTCCGACGGCGACGGGCTGGCGCTCTCCAAGCGCCGCATCACGCTGTCCACCTCCGGCGTCGTGCCGGAGATCGTGCGCACCGGCGCGGAGCTCGGCGTCATGCTCGCCATCTCGCTGCATGCGCCCAACGACGACCTGCGCGACCTGCTCGTGCCGATCAACAAGAAGTATCCGCTGGCCGAACTGATGGCCGCCTGCCGCGCCTATCCCGGCCTGTCCAACGCCAAGCGCATCACCTTCGAATATGTGATGCTGCGCGACGTGAACGATTCCATCGACGACGCCAAGGCGCTGATCAAGCTGCTCAAGGGCATCCCGGCCAAGATCAACCTGATCCCGTTCAATCCCTGGCCCGGCACCAACTACCAGTGCTCGGAATGGGAGACGATCGAGAAGTTCGCCGACTACATCAACGACGCCGGCTACGCCTCGCCGATCCGCACCCCGCGCGGGCGCGACATCCTTGCCGCCTGCGGCCAGCTCAAGTCCGAATCCGAGCGCATGCGCCGCGTCGACCGCCTCGCGCTGGAGGCGATGATGATCGCGGGGCACGGCGAGGAGTGA
- a CDS encoding lytic murein transglycosylase: protein MAFLAQGAKLASGLLVALALSAGAANAASCGKDASGFETWKQAFAAEAKGAGVKNKGLQALAGAKYATATIKVDRAVKKAFSGDVNSFMKRRGGATIISKGKSLKKANAALFADIERRYGVPAGPLLAIWGMETGFGAAMGNQNTVSAIVTLAYDCRRPAFFTPHALAALKLVDRGVLSASSVGAAHGEFGHTQFLPGNVLNYGVGNLNLRDKSTALASTANFLRGHGYSGGPASANRGAIAGWNSASVYQQAIIIMADAIDGE from the coding sequence ATGGCCTTTCTTGCGCAGGGCGCAAAGCTTGCTTCGGGTCTTCTGGTCGCGCTCGCATTGAGTGCAGGCGCGGCGAACGCGGCGAGCTGCGGCAAGGATGCAAGCGGCTTCGAGACCTGGAAGCAGGCATTTGCCGCGGAAGCCAAGGGCGCCGGGGTCAAGAACAAGGGCCTGCAGGCGCTGGCCGGCGCGAAATACGCCACGGCGACGATCAAGGTGGACCGCGCCGTCAAGAAGGCGTTCAGCGGCGACGTCAATTCGTTCATGAAGCGCCGCGGCGGCGCGACGATCATCTCAAAGGGCAAGTCGCTGAAGAAGGCCAACGCGGCCCTGTTTGCCGACATCGAGCGCCGCTACGGCGTTCCGGCTGGCCCGTTGCTGGCGATCTGGGGCATGGAGACCGGCTTCGGGGCGGCTATGGGCAACCAGAACACGGTTTCGGCGATCGTCACGCTCGCTTATGACTGCCGCCGGCCCGCGTTCTTCACGCCGCACGCGCTTGCTGCTCTAAAGCTCGTCGACCGCGGCGTTCTGAGCGCAAGCTCGGTGGGCGCGGCACATGGCGAATTCGGCCACACGCAGTTTCTGCCGGGCAACGTGCTGAACTATGGCGTCGGAAACCTGAACCTGCGTGACAAGTCGACCGCGCTCGCGTCGACGGCCAACTTCCTGCGTGGTCACGGGTACAGCGGCGGTCCGGCAAGCGCCAATCGCGGCGCGATCGCAGGATGGAACTCGGCATCCGTCTACCAGCAGGCCATCATCATCATGGCCGATGCCATCGACGGGGAGTGA
- a CDS encoding arylesterase, which translates to MAFKQVKRAFCIALFCVVAWAAPATAETFRVVGFGDSLMAGYNLGPNEGFPQKLEAALKARGHNVAVANAGVSGDTTSGGLSRLDWSVPDGTDLVILELGANDMLRGLPPQITEDNLDRMMASLKARGIGIVLVGMLAAPNLGPDYATAFNGIYPKLAAKYDVPLVPFFLDGVAANPSLQLDDGLHPNAAGVDRMVEGALPIIEPLIR; encoded by the coding sequence ATGGCATTCAAACAGGTGAAACGCGCTTTTTGCATTGCACTATTTTGTGTTGTCGCATGGGCCGCGCCGGCAACGGCGGAAACGTTCAGGGTCGTCGGCTTCGGCGACAGCCTGATGGCCGGCTACAATCTCGGCCCCAACGAGGGCTTTCCGCAGAAACTTGAGGCGGCGCTGAAGGCGCGCGGCCACAACGTTGCCGTGGCGAATGCAGGCGTGTCGGGCGACACGACCTCGGGCGGCCTGTCGCGGCTCGACTGGTCGGTGCCGGACGGTACGGATCTCGTGATCCTCGAGCTTGGCGCGAACGACATGCTGCGCGGCCTGCCGCCGCAGATCACCGAAGACAACCTCGACCGGATGATGGCCTCGCTCAAGGCACGCGGCATCGGCATCGTCCTGGTCGGTATGCTCGCAGCCCCCAATCTCGGGCCCGACTACGCGACCGCCTTTAACGGAATCTATCCGAAGCTGGCGGCGAAATACGACGTGCCGCTCGTTCCGTTCTTCCTCGACGGGGTGGCGGCAAACCCTTCGCTGCAGCTCGATGACGGCCTCCATCCCAATGCCGCCGGCGTGGACCGGATGGTCGAAGGAGCGCTGCCAATCATCGAGCCGCTGATCAGGTGA
- a CDS encoding LysE family translocator, translated as MFSGYVPDLAILAQFAVATIIIAITPGPDMTLFVGRALSEGRSAGLACMAGALTGCLIHTTMVAFGLSALIVASPQAFLALKIFGAGYLVWLAWQAIWKGSAFSPEKKAGPQHTLLQNWATGIGINLLNPKIILFFMTFLPQFVSVEDPHAAAKLFFLGFMFIVVSLPVTVPMVLAADGFSGLLRKSPRVTRAIDYLFAGVFSAFALKILTAQAR; from the coding sequence ATGTTTTCCGGATACGTCCCAGATCTCGCCATCCTTGCGCAGTTCGCGGTCGCGACCATCATCATCGCGATCACCCCCGGGCCGGACATGACGCTTTTCGTCGGCCGCGCCCTGTCCGAGGGCCGTTCGGCGGGGCTCGCGTGCATGGCGGGCGCGCTGACCGGCTGCCTGATCCATACCACCATGGTGGCCTTCGGCCTGTCGGCGCTGATCGTCGCATCGCCGCAGGCGTTTCTGGCGCTGAAGATCTTCGGCGCGGGCTATCTTGTCTGGCTGGCCTGGCAGGCGATCTGGAAGGGCTCCGCCTTTTCCCCAGAAAAGAAGGCCGGGCCGCAGCATACACTGCTGCAGAACTGGGCGACCGGCATCGGCATCAACCTGCTCAACCCGAAGATCATCCTGTTCTTCATGACCTTCCTGCCGCAGTTCGTGTCGGTGGAGGATCCGCACGCGGCGGCGAAGCTGTTCTTCCTCGGCTTCATGTTCATCGTGGTATCGCTGCCGGTCACCGTGCCGATGGTGCTTGCGGCGGACGGGTTCTCGGGCCTTCTAAGGAAGAGCCCGCGCGTCACGCGGGCGATCGACTATCTGTTCGCCGGTGTGTTCTCCGCCTTCGCGCTCAAGATCCTCACCGCGCAGGCAAGGTAG
- a CDS encoding YkvA family protein, which produces MKQIDIEEVLAPGDAEETGRREKRVRLEFWRTAKRAARHVPFMDELVAAYYCALDPKTPFRVRGTLLAALAYFVLPLDFIPDFLVGFGFTDDVAVLTAAITAIRSHIKPAHRIAAKKSLAEVD; this is translated from the coding sequence ATGAAGCAGATCGACATCGAAGAGGTACTGGCGCCTGGCGACGCGGAAGAGACCGGCCGCCGCGAGAAGCGTGTCCGGCTGGAGTTCTGGCGCACTGCCAAGCGCGCCGCGCGCCATGTTCCGTTCATGGACGAGCTGGTCGCAGCCTATTATTGCGCGCTCGACCCGAAGACGCCGTTCCGCGTTCGCGGCACCTTGCTGGCCGCGCTCGCCTACTTCGTCCTGCCGCTCGACTTCATCCCCGATTTCCTCGTCGGCTTCGGTTTTACCGACGATGTGGCCGTGCTGACCGCGGCGATCACCGCCATCCGATCGCATATCAAGCCGGCGCACCGGATCGCGGCAAAGAAGTCGCTTGCCGAGGTCGACTAG
- a CDS encoding 4a-hydroxytetrahydrobiopterin dehydratase produces the protein MARDLLATDELAEAVAKLPGWSVAKDGLSIGRTFEFRNFSEAFAFMTRTALAAEKMDHHPDWSNVYKTVKVTLSTHDRGGVTELDIELARRMSRYADAD, from the coding sequence ATGGCGAGGGATCTTCTGGCAACGGACGAACTGGCCGAGGCGGTCGCTAAGCTGCCCGGCTGGTCGGTCGCGAAGGACGGCCTGTCGATCGGACGCACCTTCGAGTTCCGCAACTTCAGCGAGGCCTTCGCCTTCATGACGCGGACCGCGCTGGCGGCGGAGAAGATGGACCACCATCCCGACTGGTCGAACGTCTACAAGACGGTGAAGGTGACGCTCTCCACGCATGACCGGGGCGGCGTGACCGAACTCGACATCGAGCTTGCGAGGCGGATGAGCCGCTATGCGGACGCGGATTGA
- a CDS encoding ABC transporter permease, with product MKASSASAQSLRLAFRFALREMRGGLKGFFIFITCIALGVGAIGGVNSVARAITSSVASQGQTLLGADMRFNLMQREASDKELAFLKAQGDLAVSAGMRSMARLEDGSDQTLVEVKAVDGAYPLYGSLATQPALSHDDLFGERNGIWGAAAPDLLFDQLKLSDGARIRLGGATFELRARIVDEPDLVSEGFGFAPRLMVSMDGLRASGLIQPGSLVEHGYKLKLPAGATEADIKVISDRAKTDFPQAGWSIRSRANAAPSLSSNVERFSQFLTLVGLTALVVGGVGVANAVRAHLDAKRGVIATLKSVGASGGFVFSVYLVQVMIVAAIGILIGLGIAIAMPFAASAALSSVIPVPAEGGVYPDALVMAVVFGVLVTLAFAVLPLGRARDIPATALFRELGLEGRGLPRLPYLLAAGGIAVLLAGLAIWFSSDRLIALIFVGAAVFAFIVLRSVAELVQWLARRAPAVRSTPLRLAIGNIHRPGALTPSVVLSLGLGLTLLVTLALIDGNLRRQIAGNLPERAPNFFFVDIQPADVDRFSTLVSQASPEGTLTKVPMLRGRVIELNGVDVQKIEVPPEGQWVLRGDRGITYSETVPENATLSAGQWWPKDYSGEPLVSFSAEEAGEIGLKIGDTVTVNVLGRNVTARIANLRQVEWESMGINFVMVFSPNAFAGAPHAWLATLLDRKASAAEEARILNEVTRAFPGVTTVRVKDALDIVNRLIGQLGVAIRAAAAVALIASVLVLAGALAAGNRARVHDAVVLKMLGATRGTLIGAFSLEYMLIGLATAVFALLAGGVAAWFVVARIMTLPSSFLPEVAVGTVLFALLLTVGIGLAGTWRILGQKAAPVLREL from the coding sequence ATGAAGGCGAGTTCGGCGTCTGCGCAATCGCTGCGCCTGGCCTTCCGTTTCGCCTTGCGCGAGATGCGCGGCGGGTTGAAAGGCTTCTTCATCTTCATCACCTGCATCGCGCTCGGCGTCGGCGCCATTGGCGGCGTGAACTCCGTTGCCCGCGCGATTACCTCGTCGGTCGCGAGCCAGGGCCAGACGCTGCTTGGCGCCGACATGCGGTTCAACCTCATGCAGCGCGAAGCGTCCGACAAGGAGCTTGCCTTCCTGAAGGCGCAAGGCGATCTCGCGGTCAGCGCCGGCATGCGTTCGATGGCCCGGCTGGAGGATGGTTCCGACCAGACGCTCGTGGAGGTGAAGGCGGTCGATGGCGCCTATCCCCTCTACGGCTCCCTGGCGACACAGCCCGCGCTCTCGCATGACGATCTGTTCGGCGAACGCAACGGCATCTGGGGCGCCGCCGCGCCCGACCTCCTGTTCGACCAGCTCAAGCTGTCCGACGGTGCGCGCATCAGGCTCGGCGGTGCGACCTTCGAATTGCGCGCCCGCATCGTCGACGAGCCCGATCTCGTCTCCGAAGGCTTCGGCTTCGCCCCTCGCCTGATGGTGTCGATGGACGGTTTGAGGGCGTCCGGCCTGATTCAGCCGGGCAGCCTGGTCGAGCATGGCTACAAGCTCAAGCTGCCTGCCGGAGCGACAGAGGCAGACATAAAAGTCATCTCGGATAGGGCCAAGACAGACTTTCCGCAGGCCGGCTGGAGCATCCGCTCGCGCGCCAATGCGGCCCCTTCGCTCTCCAGCAATGTCGAGCGGTTCTCGCAGTTCCTGACCTTGGTCGGCCTGACCGCGCTCGTGGTCGGCGGCGTCGGCGTGGCCAATGCGGTGCGCGCGCATCTCGACGCCAAGCGCGGCGTGATCGCCACGCTGAAGAGTGTCGGCGCCTCCGGCGGGTTCGTGTTCTCTGTCTATCTCGTCCAGGTGATGATCGTCGCGGCGATCGGCATATTGATCGGTCTCGGCATCGCCATTGCCATGCCGTTCGCGGCAAGCGCCGCATTGTCTTCCGTCATCCCGGTTCCGGCGGAAGGAGGCGTCTATCCGGATGCCCTTGTAATGGCTGTGGTGTTCGGCGTTCTCGTCACGCTCGCTTTTGCGGTCCTGCCGCTTGGGCGGGCGCGCGATATCCCGGCGACAGCGCTCTTCCGCGAACTGGGGCTAGAAGGTCGCGGGCTGCCGCGGCTGCCGTATCTGCTCGCGGCGGGTGGCATTGCCGTCCTGCTCGCAGGCCTGGCGATATGGTTCTCCTCCGATCGTCTGATCGCGCTGATCTTCGTCGGCGCGGCGGTGTTCGCCTTCATCGTCCTGCGCAGCGTCGCAGAGCTGGTGCAATGGCTGGCGCGCCGCGCTCCCGCCGTGCGCTCCACGCCGCTGCGCCTTGCCATCGGCAACATCCATCGGCCGGGCGCACTCACGCCGTCGGTCGTGCTGTCGCTTGGCCTCGGCCTGACCCTGCTCGTGACGCTCGCCCTGATCGACGGCAATCTGCGCCGCCAGATCGCCGGCAACCTGCCGGAGCGGGCGCCGAACTTTTTCTTCGTCGACATCCAGCCCGCCGATGTCGACCGGTTCAGCACACTTGTTTCGCAGGCTTCGCCCGAGGGCACGCTGACCAAGGTGCCGATGCTGCGCGGGCGCGTCATCGAGCTGAACGGCGTCGACGTGCAGAAGATCGAGGTGCCGCCGGAGGGCCAGTGGGTCCTGCGCGGCGACCGGGGCATCACCTACTCCGAGACAGTGCCGGAAAACGCGACGCTGAGCGCCGGCCAATGGTGGCCGAAGGATTATTCCGGCGAGCCGCTGGTGTCGTTCTCGGCCGAGGAAGCCGGCGAGATCGGCCTGAAGATCGGCGACACGGTCACGGTCAACGTGCTCGGGCGCAACGTCACGGCCCGCATCGCCAACCTGCGCCAGGTTGAATGGGAATCGATGGGCATCAACTTCGTGATGGTCTTCTCGCCCAACGCCTTCGCCGGTGCGCCGCACGCCTGGCTGGCGACCCTGCTCGACCGGAAGGCGAGCGCTGCGGAAGAGGCACGCATCCTGAACGAGGTGACGCGGGCGTTTCCGGGAGTGACGACGGTGCGCGTCAAGGACGCGCTCGACATCGTCAACCGGCTGATCGGACAGCTCGGCGTTGCGATCCGCGCCGCCGCGGCCGTGGCTTTGATTGCCTCCGTGCTGGTCCTTGCCGGGGCGCTGGCGGCGGGGAATCGCGCCCGGGTTCATGATGCCGTCGTGCTGAAGATGCTCGGCGCGACGCGCGGTACGCTGATCGGGGCGTTTTCGCTCGAATATATGCTCATCGGGCTCGCCACCGCGGTCTTCGCCCTGCTCGCCGGCGGCGTCGCCGCCTGGTTCGTCGTGGCGCGGATCATGACCCTGCCGTCGAGCTTTCTGCCGGAGGTGGCTGTCGGAACCGTTCTGTTCGCGTTGCTGCTGACCGTCGGGATCGGCCTGGCGGGCACGTGGCGCATCCTCGGACAGAAGGCCGCACCCGTCCTCCGCGAACTGTGA
- a CDS encoding tyrosine-protein phosphatase, protein MPRFTLMFRRAALVGALAVLIPAAALAINAVATRNFHEILPDQFYRSAQLSPDELAQRIEQYGIRTVVNLRGAQAPGGWYDEERRVSAAHGVQLIDFQMSASKHLSSERALALVDQMKKAPKPILVHCLSGADRTGLVAMIYLSQVAGMDEETAEAQLSPFFGHFGIPYLTSSFAMDESWEELEPLFGIEGS, encoded by the coding sequence ATGCCAAGATTCACCCTGATGTTTCGCCGGGCTGCCCTCGTCGGCGCCCTTGCCGTGTTGATCCCGGCGGCCGCTCTTGCGATCAACGCTGTTGCAACCCGCAATTTTCACGAAATCCTGCCCGATCAGTTCTACCGCTCGGCGCAGTTGAGCCCGGACGAACTGGCGCAGCGCATCGAGCAATACGGGATCAGGACGGTCGTCAACCTGCGTGGGGCACAGGCACCCGGTGGATGGTATGACGAGGAGCGGCGGGTTTCGGCCGCCCACGGCGTTCAACTGATCGACTTCCAGATGTCCGCCTCGAAACATCTCAGCTCCGAGCGCGCGCTTGCGCTTGTCGATCAGATGAAGAAGGCGCCGAAGCCGATTCTCGTCCACTGCCTGTCAGGGGCGGATCGTACCGGCCTCGTCGCCATGATCTACCTGAGCCAGGTGGCGGGAATGGACGAAGAGACGGCCGAAGCTCAGCTCTCGCCGTTCTTCGGCCATTTCGGCATTCCCTACCTCACCTCGTCCTTCGCCATGGACGAGAGCTGGGAGGAACTCGAGCCCCTGTTCGGGATCGAGGGATCGTGA
- a CDS encoding ABC transporter ATP-binding protein — protein MTEAVIELEDVSLTLGQGASRVHVLRGISLAVARGEAVGIVGPSGSGKSTLLMVLAGLEGVDGGTVRIAGETLNGRSEDEIARFRGRNVGIVFQSFHLIPNMTALENVAVPLELAGVADAFAIAERELAAVGLGERIRHYPGQLSGGEQQRVAIARALAPTPSILIADEPTGNLDQATGRHIADLLFAKARERGMTLVLVTHDPALAARCQRQIAIRSGRIETPPMAVSA, from the coding sequence GTGACAGAAGCCGTTATCGAACTCGAGGACGTCTCGCTGACCCTCGGCCAGGGTGCGTCCCGCGTTCATGTGCTGCGCGGGATCAGCCTGGCTGTGGCGCGCGGCGAGGCGGTCGGCATCGTCGGCCCGTCCGGCTCCGGCAAGTCGACGCTGCTGATGGTGCTCGCCGGCCTCGAAGGCGTGGACGGCGGCACGGTGCGCATCGCGGGCGAGACGCTCAACGGCCGCAGCGAGGACGAGATCGCCCGCTTCCGGGGCCGCAATGTCGGGATCGTCTTCCAGTCGTTCCACCTCATCCCCAATATGACGGCGCTGGAGAACGTCGCCGTTCCGCTGGAGCTGGCAGGTGTCGCCGACGCGTTCGCGATCGCCGAGCGCGAGCTCGCAGCGGTCGGGCTCGGAGAGCGGATCCGGCACTATCCCGGACAGCTCTCGGGCGGAGAGCAGCAGCGCGTCGCAATCGCGCGCGCGCTGGCGCCGACGCCCTCCATCCTCATCGCCGACGAGCCGACCGGCAATCTCGACCAGGCGACCGGCCGGCATATCGCCGACCTCCTTTTCGCCAAGGCGCGCGAGCGCGGCATGACGCTGGTGCTCGTCACCCACGACCCGGCGCTCGCCGCGCGCTGCCAGCGCCAGATCGCCATCCGCTCGGGGCGGATCGAAACGCCGCCGATGGCTGTGAGCGCATGA
- a CDS encoding argininosuccinate synthase: protein MSKWKNVKKVVLAYSGGLDTSIILKWLQTELGAEVVTFTADLGQGDSDLEPARKKAEMMGAKEIFIRDVREEFVKDFVFPMFRANAVYEGTYLLGTSIARPLISKHLVEIARETGADAVAHGATGKGNDQVRFELSAYALNPDIKVIAPWRDWSFKSRTDLIDFAEKYQIPIAKDKRNEAPFSVDANLLHSSSEGKVLEDPWVDPPEYVYQRTISPMDAPDKVTEIIIGFEKGDAVSIDGKKLSPASILSALNDLGRDNGIGRLDLVENRFVGMKSRGVYETPGGTILLAAHRAIESLTLDRGAGHLKDDIMPRYAELIYNGFWYSPEREMLQALIDKSQEDVEGDVRLKLYKGNVIVSGRRSPKSLYRNDLVTFEDDRGAYDQKDAEGFIRLNGLRLRTLGARKR, encoded by the coding sequence ATGTCGAAGTGGAAGAACGTCAAGAAAGTCGTCCTCGCCTATTCAGGCGGCCTGGACACCTCGATCATCCTGAAGTGGCTGCAGACGGAGCTAGGCGCCGAGGTGGTCACCTTCACCGCGGACCTCGGCCAGGGCGACAGCGACCTCGAACCGGCCCGCAAGAAGGCCGAGATGATGGGCGCCAAGGAGATTTTCATCCGCGACGTCCGCGAGGAGTTCGTCAAGGACTTCGTCTTCCCGATGTTCCGCGCCAACGCGGTCTATGAAGGTACCTATCTCCTCGGCACCTCGATCGCCCGTCCGCTGATCTCCAAGCATCTCGTCGAGATCGCGCGGGAGACCGGCGCCGACGCGGTCGCCCACGGCGCCACCGGCAAGGGCAACGACCAGGTGCGGTTCGAGCTGTCGGCCTATGCGCTGAACCCCGACATCAAGGTCATCGCACCGTGGCGCGACTGGTCGTTCAAGTCGCGCACCGACCTGATCGACTTTGCCGAGAAATACCAGATCCCGATCGCCAAGGATAAGCGCAACGAGGCGCCGTTCTCGGTCGATGCCAACCTGTTGCACTCCTCCTCGGAGGGCAAGGTGCTGGAGGATCCGTGGGTCGATCCGCCGGAATATGTCTACCAGCGCACCATCTCGCCGATGGACGCGCCCGACAAGGTGACCGAGATCATCATCGGCTTCGAGAAGGGTGACGCCGTCTCGATCGACGGCAAGAAGCTGTCGCCGGCTTCGATCCTCTCGGCCCTGAACGACCTTGGCCGCGACAACGGCATCGGACGGCTCGACCTGGTGGAAAACCGCTTCGTCGGCATGAAGTCGCGCGGCGTCTACGAGACACCCGGCGGCACCATCCTGCTCGCCGCCCACCGCGCCATCGAATCGCTCACGCTCGACCGCGGCGCCGGCCACCTGAAGGACGACATCATGCCCCGCTACGCGGAGCTGATCTACAACGGCTTCTGGTATTCGCCCGAGCGCGAGATGCTGCAGGCGCTGATCGACAAGAGCCAGGAAGACGTCGAGGGCGACGTGCGGCTGAAGCTCTACAAGGGCAATGTCATCGTCTCCGGCCGCCGCTCGCCGAAGTCGCTCTACCGCAACGACCTCGTCACCTTCGAAGACGACCGCGGCGCCTACGACCAGAAGGACGCCGAAGGCTTCATCCGGCTCAACGGCCTGCGGCTGCGGACGCTCGGGGCGCGCAAGCGCTGA
- a CDS encoding invasion associated locus B family protein produces MHKTLPFLIAGAMLAAGGIAQAQNIAKIGQKGDWALYSYNDEKGKVCYTLTIPTDKQPPSLDHGKSMYFVVSQKPGQNVSFEPQFNASYNFQENSKVEVTVGDKKFAMFTKGNRAWVENAAEEPALIAAMRAGADMKVAAKSGRGNPTSYVFSLKGISAALTDISNCK; encoded by the coding sequence ATGCACAAGACACTCCCCTTCCTGATTGCCGGCGCGATGCTCGCTGCGGGCGGTATCGCGCAGGCGCAGAACATCGCCAAGATCGGCCAGAAGGGCGATTGGGCGCTCTATTCCTACAACGACGAGAAGGGCAAGGTCTGCTACACGCTGACCATCCCGACCGACAAGCAGCCTCCTTCGCTCGACCACGGCAAGTCGATGTATTTCGTCGTTTCGCAGAAGCCCGGCCAGAATGTGAGCTTCGAGCCGCAGTTCAACGCCTCCTACAATTTCCAGGAGAACTCGAAGGTCGAGGTGACGGTCGGCGACAAGAAGTTCGCCATGTTCACCAAGGGCAACCGCGCCTGGGTGGAGAACGCCGCCGAGGAGCCGGCGCTGATCGCCGCGATGCGCGCAGGCGCCGACATGAAGGTGGCCGCCAAGTCGGGCCGCGGCAATCCGACCAGCTACGTCTTCTCGCTGAAAGGCATCTCGGCGGCTTTGACCGACATCTCGAACTGCAAGTAA